In Phycisphaerales bacterium, the sequence GCCCTTGAGGAAGACCACCGCACGCTGCGCCGTCATCTCCAGACGACGGTCCACTCGCACGTCTGTGTACTGCACCGTCACCCCGCCCGTCGCAACGACGGTGCGTTCATCCTCACCCGTCCCGCCCGGCACGAGCGAGAGACTCCCGAAACCCAGGCTGATGATCCCATTTCTCGCGAAGATCGGCTCGCTGATCTCTCCGATCGCGGTGTCGGCGAGGATGCTCCGAGCGCTCTCGTCAGCGGCCGTCCGGCGCGACGGCTCGAAGGGCCGCCCCGTGCCCGGTATCCCAGGCTCACGGGCCGCTTCACTCACGCTCGTCGCCACGCCCGCCTCGACGCCCTCGCGCACATACGCGGGCGGCGTAGGCACAAGATCCGGTCCCCTGGGTAACCCCGCGAGCGGATCGGGTATCTCCTCGACAAACCCAGGCACCAGCCGCCGCAAGGACCGCGCAAGTTCCCCCTCCGACTCGGTCACGAACGCGCCGTCCGAACCCGACGGCCGCTCGCGAACGACCAGATCCGCCTTGAGTTTCACGCCCTCACCCTGCGGCGGCCGCAGCACGCCACGAACCAGCAACCGATCACCCGCGACGCGAATCGCACTGGATGAACCCACCGCGTCCGACGCCGTCCCCACGCGATCAAAGTTGATCGCCACCTGGAAGACACCATCTTCCAGAGGCTCGATCCACACACACGCCCTCGCCGCCTGCAAATCAAACGGCCCCAACCTCACGCGAACATCACCCACAAGCAGCAGCCGCCGCGTCGCGCCGGGGATCGAGTCGCCAAAGACGTACACCTTCCGGGCCGCAAGATCGATCGGCCCGTCTTGCGTGGCCAACGGCAGTCGCATGCCCGCAAAGTCACGACCATTGATCCGCGCCACATCGATGCTCGTGACCGGTCCGCCCGTCGCGGCCGAAGGCGTCTGCACGATCGGCTGGGCGAACGCCGGATCACCACCATGGCACGCGAGCCCCGCGAGCGACGCGATCATCGCGGCGCGTGCGGATCCACGGACCAGGAATGGAGTCGAGAGTCGGGCGGCGATCCGTGCGCTCCGGCAGTTCATGGGTCCATGCTAGGGTGCGTCCCCGCGTCGTAGAATGCCCGTTCGCTCCTCATCCAGGAATCCACAACCATGAGCACACCCACCTCCCAATCTCTCCTCGCCGGCAAGGTCGGCCTCATCGTCGGCATCGCCAACGAGCGCTCCTACGCCTGGCACATCGCCAAGGCCCTCCTGGAGCACGGCGCCACCTGCGCCTTCACCCACCTCCCCGGCGAACGCAACGAGCACCGCACCCGCCGCTCCATCGACGCCCTGCCCAACGCCGGCGCCGCGATCGCGGGCCCCGCTGCGGGCAAGAAGCCCTGGGTCGCCGCCATGGACGCCTCGAACGACGCCGAACTCGACGCGACCTTCGCGAAGCTTGTGGAAGGCCACGACCGCCTCGACTTCCTCATCCACTCCATCGCCTTCGCCGAGCGCGACATCCTCCAACCCGGCAAGTTCGTCACCACCACGCGCCAGCAATACCTCCAGGCGATCGACATCTCCGCCTACACACTCCTCGCGATGGCGACCCGCGCCCGCCCGCTCATGGCCAGACCCAAGCCCGGCTCACCCGGCGGCAAGGGCGGCGGCAGCATCCTCGGCATGTCCTACTACGGCGCCGAGAAAGTCCTCCCCGGCTACAACGTCATGGGCGTCGCCAAGGCCGCCCTCGAGTGCACAGGCCGATACCTCGCCAGCGAACTCGGCGAGGACGGCATCCGCGTCAACCTCATCTCCGGCGGCTACCTCAAGACCCTCGCCAGCAGCGCCGTCGGCGGCACCGACGCCATGAGCGACGCCGTCGAGAAGCACGCCCCGCTCCGCCGAAACGTCGAAGGCGCCGACGTCGGCGGCACCGCCGTCTGGCTCTGCTCCGACCTCTCCGCAGGCGTCACCGGCGAGACCATCTACGTCGACTGCGGCGTGAACATCGTGGCGGGGTGAGTTCCCACTCGACGATCGGTCATTTCAATGCTCAACGTCGAATGCACACACCTGAACTTCAATACGCCTTTGTTGAAAACATCACCCTACCGAACAGAGTCTGGGTCATCCCAGTCGCAGGGCCGCAGTTCTCCGCCGGAGTGTGGCTGTCAAGAACCGTTCAATACGATCTCAGAGCGGCACGTCGCCGGTCCTTAGCCGGAGCGATGGAATTCTGTGATTCTGAACTTCCCGGCTGGGAGTTGTGGCTCATCTATTGCTCCGTGGCTCCACAGCCGGACAACAGAATCAACAGATACAATGGTGTCCAGTCGTACTTTGCTCAGTACGAGCACCTCGGGTTCGAGCAGCGGCATCAACGGCGCATCGTGGAGAGTGTTGACGGATTGTGGTTTGTTGGCGCCTGTCAATGGGATCATGAGCATCTCGAATCTGTTGATCGAATCATGATTCGAGAGCACGCCGTTTCTCTCTGTGTCCCTCCTGCACGCGCAGAGACTGTCGTAGAGATGTTTCTTGGACATCAAGGCCGACTCGGCACAGATATTCGAGCCGTCGCATTCGAAATCGCAATCGTCGATCCTATCGCACTAATACTAAATCACGGTGATTTCGATGATCCAGAAGGTGCGGCATGTGTCACCATGCCCGCATCGTCAGTACACACCCATCGACTTCGGCGGTACCAAATTCAGTAACTGTATTGAACTCAAGACACCGCCTACTTCGCCATCTCCTTCAGGAACGCGTCCGCCTCGGCGATCGACTTCTCCATCTCCGCGATCAGAGCTCGGATGTCGCTCTGGACCTCCTCGGCCGTCCCCTGCATCGCGGCGATCGCATCGGCGTTGAGTGCGTGCTTGAGGCTCAGCACCTGATCGCGGAAGGCCACGAGCACCGGGTCCATGCTCGACGAGGCCTTCTTCATCGCCGC encodes:
- a CDS encoding SDR family oxidoreductase, translated to MSTPTSQSLLAGKVGLIVGIANERSYAWHIAKALLEHGATCAFTHLPGERNEHRTRRSIDALPNAGAAIAGPAAGKKPWVAAMDASNDAELDATFAKLVEGHDRLDFLIHSIAFAERDILQPGKFVTTTRQQYLQAIDISAYTLLAMATRARPLMARPKPGSPGGKGGGSILGMSYYGAEKVLPGYNVMGVAKAALECTGRYLASELGEDGIRVNLISGGYLKTLASSAVGGTDAMSDAVEKHAPLRRNVEGADVGGTAVWLCSDLSAGVTGETIYVDCGVNIVAG